From a region of the Candidatus Binatus sp. genome:
- the queA gene encoding tRNA preQ1(34) S-adenosylmethionine ribosyltransferase-isomerase QueA has protein sequence MRLSELDYDLPEELIAQAPLARRDEARLLVLDRKSKSVEHSRFYKLVRHLREGDLLVLNDTRVLPARLFAQKESGGRVELLMVRPAGPLEGPAGAWIALIRTHRVLKDNARLVLSDGHALRIAGYARPGRPIVVAEGESGVSIEQILERAGTLALPHYIHRSAGPADIDDYQTVYAARPGAIAAPTAGLHFTAEAFKALADAGIRTATVTLHIGPGTFAPVRAVEVESHTMESEWYTITPATQAAIEHARRIGGRIIAVGTSSTRALESWAITGDVEGFTGLFIHPGFRFKLTDAMLTNFHMPRTTVLALAMAFAGRDHILGAYREAIRHRYRFLSYGDAMLIL, from the coding sequence ATGCGGCTTTCCGAACTAGACTACGACTTGCCCGAAGAATTGATCGCGCAGGCGCCGCTTGCGCGCCGCGACGAAGCGCGCCTGCTGGTGCTCGATCGCAAATCCAAATCGGTCGAGCATTCCCGCTTTTACAAACTCGTCCGTCATCTGCGCGAAGGAGACCTGCTCGTACTCAACGACACCCGCGTGCTGCCGGCCCGACTGTTCGCGCAGAAGGAATCGGGCGGCCGCGTCGAGTTGCTGATGGTGCGGCCGGCCGGCCCACTTGAAGGTCCCGCCGGCGCATGGATCGCGCTGATACGGACGCATCGCGTGCTCAAGGACAACGCGCGGCTGGTCTTGAGCGACGGTCATGCGCTGAGAATCGCCGGCTATGCGCGGCCGGGCCGCCCAATCGTCGTGGCCGAGGGCGAAAGCGGAGTTTCGATCGAACAGATACTCGAGCGCGCCGGCACGCTCGCGCTGCCGCACTATATTCATCGCAGCGCCGGTCCCGCCGATATCGACGACTACCAGACGGTGTATGCCGCGCGGCCCGGCGCGATCGCGGCGCCCACCGCGGGGCTGCATTTCACCGCCGAGGCGTTCAAGGCGCTGGCCGATGCGGGCATCCGCACCGCCACGGTGACGCTGCATATCGGTCCCGGCACTTTCGCTCCGGTGCGCGCGGTCGAGGTCGAGAGTCACACGATGGAGTCCGAGTGGTACACGATTACGCCCGCGACCCAGGCTGCCATCGAACATGCGCGGCGAATCGGCGGGCGCATAATTGCGGTTGGCACCAGCTCGACGCGCGCGCTCGAGTCGTGGGCGATCACCGGCGACGTCGAGGGTTTCACCGGGCTCTTTATTCATCCGGGCTTTCGCTTCAAGCTGACTGACGCGATGCTGACGAATTTCCATATGCCCCGAACCACGGTGCTCGCGCTGGCGATGGCGTTTGCGGGGCGCGATCATATTCTTGGGGCGTACCGCGAAGCGATTCGCCATCGCTACCGCTTTCTCAGCTACGGCGACGCGATGTTGATTCTGTGA
- a CDS encoding BamA/TamA family outer membrane protein — MRRVLASLIIITALVAARSTAHAFSLIDPGTWNWPQYDWNSFNIKDPNSWPFIPVPEVATDPNGGVTYGVLPVWLFTDDKNQISSILAPDINANSTLGPGGNFRYLGYPSADTQWYTVAGAEEIIARKVDLDYQTGREHKHWWSFEGRFYFERDPTERFFGTGNNSRWGNQTNYTTEQLYGEATFGLNLTEKLQVSLMERPRYVRILAGGFTSLPDIHTLFPKQKGLNGGTEVLSQAMIQYDSRDSVDIPRSGTLGRLYYGNADRRFGSSVSYNRFGGEVRQYYSVGDRITFAGHIFNEYEPAGNEMPFWSQARLGGQESLLTDQETLRGYGAGRFIDNNLFVMNVEMRTRVWEKNIFGTHGELEVAPFAEAGRVSHDMGYDPFSDMHPVGGIGFRGIAEPFVVGFVDVGWGGEGAAIFSGINYPF, encoded by the coding sequence ATGCGGCGCGTTCTCGCCTCACTCATCATAATTACGGCGTTGGTTGCTGCGCGATCGACGGCGCATGCCTTCTCGCTGATAGACCCCGGCACCTGGAACTGGCCGCAGTACGACTGGAACTCGTTCAATATCAAGGATCCCAACTCGTGGCCGTTCATCCCGGTGCCCGAAGTTGCCACCGATCCCAACGGCGGAGTCACTTACGGCGTTCTGCCGGTATGGCTGTTCACCGACGACAAGAACCAGATCAGCAGCATCCTGGCCCCCGATATCAACGCCAACAGCACGCTTGGACCGGGTGGGAACTTTCGCTACCTGGGCTATCCGTCGGCGGACACGCAATGGTACACGGTCGCGGGCGCGGAGGAGATCATCGCGCGCAAGGTCGATCTCGATTACCAGACCGGGCGCGAGCATAAGCACTGGTGGTCGTTCGAAGGGCGCTTCTATTTCGAGCGCGATCCGACCGAGCGCTTCTTTGGAACGGGCAACAACTCTCGCTGGGGCAACCAGACCAACTACACGACCGAGCAGCTTTATGGCGAGGCGACATTCGGCTTGAACCTTACCGAGAAGCTGCAGGTGTCACTGATGGAGCGTCCGCGCTACGTGCGAATCCTGGCCGGTGGCTTCACCTCGCTGCCGGACATTCACACCCTGTTTCCGAAGCAGAAAGGCCTCAACGGGGGCACCGAAGTTCTCTCGCAGGCGATGATCCAATACGACTCGCGAGACTCGGTGGATATCCCGCGCTCGGGCACGCTGGGGCGGCTCTATTACGGTAATGCGGATCGCAGATTCGGCAGCTCGGTTTCGTACAACCGCTTCGGCGGGGAAGTGCGTCAGTACTATTCCGTCGGCGATCGCATCACCTTTGCCGGTCATATTTTCAACGAGTACGAGCCGGCGGGTAACGAGATGCCATTTTGGTCGCAGGCGCGCCTGGGCGGCCAGGAAAGCTTGCTCACCGATCAGGAAACGCTGCGCGGTTACGGCGCCGGCCGCTTCATCGATAACAATCTGTTCGTGATGAACGTCGAGATGCGCACTCGGGTGTGGGAGAAAAACATCTTCGGCACCCACGGGGAACTCGAAGTGGCGCCATTCGCCGAAGCGGGACGCGTCAGCCATGATATGGGCTACGACCCATTCTCGGATATGCACCCGGTGGGCGGAATCGGATTTCGCGGCATCGCGGAACCGTTCGTGGTCGGGTTCGTTGACGTCGGATGGGGCGGCGAAGGCGCCGCCATCTTTTCCGGCATCAACTATCCGTTCTAG